Genomic DNA from uncultured Erythrobacter sp.:
GCTGGCCAGATCCTGTCTACGCGCACATCCCCCTGATCCATGGTTCGGACGGCGCGAAGCTCTCCAAACGACACGGCGCATTAGGTGTTGAAGCCTACCGAGACGAGATGGGCATTCTCTCCGATGCCTTGTTCAACTACCTGTTGAGGCTCGGCTGGGCCCACGGCGATCGCGAAGAGGTTGCCCGCGAAGAGGCGATCGAACTGTTCGATCTGGCGGGCGTCGGCAAAAGCCCATCACGTTTCGACCTCAAAAAGCTCGAAAACCTCAATGGCCACTACATCCGTGCTGCTGACGATCGGGTGCTGGCGGATCTGATGCTGCCAAGACTTCCGGATGGAGCCAATGCGGACATGCTGGTTCAGGCCATACCAGTGCTCAAAACACGAGCTAAGAATCTCGATGAACTGGTTGACGGTGCAGGATTTTTATTCGCTTCACGCCCGCTTTCAATGACTGAGAAGGCAGCCAAGTTGCTTGACGAAGACGGGCGCAAGCGTTTGAGGTTCGTTTCGGAACAATTAGCGCAGGAAAATAGCTGGACAATCGAAGCTCTCGAAGCCAGTACGAAGGCGCTCGCCGAAGACATGGGATTGGGTTTGGGCAAGCTCGCGCAGCCGATGCGCGCCGCACTCACCGGGACGACAACATCGCCTGGTATTTTCGATGTTCTGGTCCTTTTGGGACGGGAAGAAGCCCTTGCACGGCTCGACGCGCAGGTCGCAGAGAGCTGAGACGGGCAGGATTTGGACAGGAGACACCTAGTGGCAGACAAGCACGCCAAACTCGAGCTGGGCGGAGAAACGCATGAGTTTCCCGTACTCGAAGGCAGCACCGGCCCCGATGTCGTCGACATTCGCAAACTTTACGGCTCCACGGGAGCTTTCACCTTCGACCCCGGCTACAAGTCGACGGCCAGTTGCGAAAGCGCGCTGACCTATATCGACGGCAACGAAGGTGTATTGCTGCACCGCGGTTACCCGATTGGACAACTGGCAGAACATTCGAGCTTTATGGAGGTTTCCTACCTCCTGCTGAACGGCGAATTGCCAAGCGCCGACGAGCTCGACAATTTCAGCTACACCATCACCCGCCACACGATGCTGCACGATCAGTTGCGGCAGTTCGTCCAGGGCTTCCGCCGCGATGCGCACCCGATGGCGATTATGTGCGGCGTGGTTGGCGCCTTGTCCGCGTTCTATCACGACAGCACAGACATTGCCGATCCAGAGCACCGGAAGATCAGTTCGCATCGTCTGATCGCGAAAATGCCGACGATCGCGGCCATGGCGTACAAGTATGCCGTCGGTCAGCCGTTCATGCAGCCCAAGAATGATCTGAGCTACACCGGCAATTTCCTGCGCATGACGTTCGGTGTTCCGGCCGAGGAATATGAAGTTCATCCTGCCATCGAGAAAGCGATGGATCGGATCTTCATTTTGCACGCCGACCACGAACAAAACGCTTCGACGTCAACCGTGCGGCTCGCCGGTTCATCGGGCGCGAACCCGTTCGCCTGTATCGCCGCCGGCATCGCCTGTCTGTGGGGTCCTGCACATGGGGGTGCGAACGAAGCTGCGCTCAACATGCTTCAGGAAATCGGTTCGCCGGACAAGATCCCGCACTATATCGAGCGGGCCAAGGACAAGAACGATCCGTTCCGCCTTATGGGTTTCGGCCACCGGGTCTATAAGAACTACGATCCACGCGCGACCGTGATGCAGCAGACTTTGCGTGAAGTGTTTGAAGCGCTGAACGTCACTGACCCGGTCTTTGAGACCGCCCTGCAGCTTGAAGAGCTCGCGCTAAACGACGATTATTTCAAGGAAAAGAAGCTGTTCCCGAATGTGGACTTCTATTCCGGCATCATCCTGTCGTCGATCGGTTTCCCGACCACAATGTTCACTGCCTTGTTCGCCCTCGCCCGCACCGTGGGCTGGGTCGCGCAGTGGAACGAGATGATCTCCGATCCGGGTCAGGTCATCGGTCGTCCGCGTCAGCTTTACACAGGCCCAACGCAGCGTGACTACGTACCGGTCGGCCAACGCTAAGCCACGGTCTTACGGCACAGATTTATGGGGCGGTCCTTCACCAAGCTGTTGCTTCAGGTGATCGGGGCCGCCCTTTTCATTTCTGGAATCATGTGGGCGTTGCAAGGCGCAGGTATTCTGATGTGGCCTGCCAGCAGCTTCATGCTCGCTCAGAGGGAATGGGCCCTCTACGGCGCGATCGCCGCCTGTTTGGGGGCATTGCTATTCTGGGCATCGACGCGGATTGCTCAGCGGAAATAGGTGCGTTCAATCGACCTGACGCAGTGACAGGATAAACTCGGCGCCTTTGTCGCGGTCCGTGTTGAGAGACAATTCTCCGCTCATGGCACGCGCCAGTCGGCGTGAGATATAGAGCCCAAGGCCCGACCCACCATCATTGTCGCGCCCAAGGCGCTCGAACTTGTCGAACACCTTGCTGGCTTGCTCAGGGTCGACGCCTGGGCCCTGATCGATGACCTTCAAATCGACTGTCTGATCCAGCCTCGGCTCAACCAGCACCTCCACTGTGCTGCCGACGGGTGAATAGGCAATTGCGTTGCCAATCAGGTTGATCAGGATCTGGAGCACTCGGCGGAATTCTCCAATCACCTCCGCGGATGCATCCTTAGGCGGCAGCAAGATCGAGATGTTGCGGTCTTGCGAACGGACACCCAATATCCCCGCTGCACGCCGCGCGACATCGCTCAGATCGACCTTTTCCTCTGCCGTTTTGAAGTCAGGAGCCTCGACAACTTCCAAATCGCCAAGATCATCGAGCATCGCGGAGAGATGCTTGCCCGCGGAGGCGATGTTGCCAGCATACTCGCTGTATTCGGCGCGCAGCGGCCCTGCGAGACGCGATTGGATGGTTTCGGCATTGGCGATGATGCGAGCGATCGGCTGACGCAAGACCGGTGTGAGTGCGCTGCCGACTACCCGCGCATTGGCTTGCTCCGCTTCTGCATCCGCAAGATCCGCATCCGAATGCAGCATTGGTTCGTCTGCGACCAGCAACAGCT
This window encodes:
- the gltX gene encoding glutamate--tRNA ligase, which produces MASESRPNSSGEAHSVVTRFAPSPTGFLHIGGARTALFNWLYARHHGGKALLRIEDTDKKRSTQEAIDAILDGLDWLGLDYDEEPTFQSQRAERHAEVAHKMLEAGHAYKCFATPEELEAMRAEQRANKQPMRYDGRWRDRDASEAPAGAPYVVRLKTPTEGEATIQDEVQGSVSVKNEEIDDYIILRADGSPTYMLAVVVDDHDMGVTHVIRGDDHLNNAFRQLPIYRAMDGIEGGWPDPVYAHIPLIHGSDGAKLSKRHGALGVEAYRDEMGILSDALFNYLLRLGWAHGDREEVAREEAIELFDLAGVGKSPSRFDLKKLENLNGHYIRAADDRVLADLMLPRLPDGANADMLVQAIPVLKTRAKNLDELVDGAGFLFASRPLSMTEKAAKLLDEDGRKRLRFVSEQLAQENSWTIEALEASTKALAEDMGLGLGKLAQPMRAALTGTTTSPGIFDVLVLLGREEALARLDAQVAES
- a CDS encoding citrate synthase gives rise to the protein MADKHAKLELGGETHEFPVLEGSTGPDVVDIRKLYGSTGAFTFDPGYKSTASCESALTYIDGNEGVLLHRGYPIGQLAEHSSFMEVSYLLLNGELPSADELDNFSYTITRHTMLHDQLRQFVQGFRRDAHPMAIMCGVVGALSAFYHDSTDIADPEHRKISSHRLIAKMPTIAAMAYKYAVGQPFMQPKNDLSYTGNFLRMTFGVPAEEYEVHPAIEKAMDRIFILHADHEQNASTSTVRLAGSSGANPFACIAAGIACLWGPAHGGANEAALNMLQEIGSPDKIPHYIERAKDKNDPFRLMGFGHRVYKNYDPRATVMQQTLREVFEALNVTDPVFETALQLEELALNDDYFKEKKLFPNVDFYSGIILSSIGFPTTMFTALFALARTVGWVAQWNEMISDPGQVIGRPRQLYTGPTQRDYVPVGQR
- a CDS encoding HAMP domain-containing sensor histidine kinase, producing the protein MSTDQTQTLLAARGLTDDSDRLLTADEPIVDLHERCGGTVPGTLAVPEMLALVQQARKLGLRVAREFAAFDGEALITGFVRVHPLGEEDGGGCEIMVDNWQRSPLPQGNVNELAERLDAIDRASAEISARLDSQQRVQVLSTSSADATELEAAIAQEPGKPWSNYVELVGVAHHQPLHWRLLDGANCKIPGSDRGWRVRLLPSGPVNGAPRGFELLLVADEPMLHSDADLADAEAEQANARVVGSALTPVLRQPIARIIANAETIQSRLAGPLRAEYSEYAGNIASAGKHLSAMLDDLGDLEVVEAPDFKTAEEKVDLSDVARRAAGILGVRSQDRNISILLPPKDASAEVIGEFRRVLQILINLIGNAIAYSPVGSTVEVLVEPRLDQTVDLKVIDQGPGVDPEQASKVFDKFERLGRDNDGGSGLGLYISRRLARAMSGELSLNTDRDKGAEFILSLRQVD